Proteins encoded by one window of Rutidosis leptorrhynchoides isolate AG116_Rl617_1_P2 chromosome 7, CSIRO_AGI_Rlap_v1, whole genome shotgun sequence:
- the LOC139858440 gene encoding uncharacterized protein produces MASLKEVLTRKPVLATVRLTIPAGGAKPGPPVGPAVGQYKVNLMAFCKDFNARTQKYKPDAPISATVTVFKDNTFELNLRSPSVTWYLKKAAGIELGSGRAGHVVASTLTPKHIYDIAKVKQSDPYCQYMSLEAISKSIIGTANSMGIKVEKELK; encoded by the coding sequence ATGGCATCACTAAAGGAAGTTCTAACACGGAAGCCAGTGCTTGCAACGGTACGGTTAACCATTCCAGCCGGTGGTGCAAAACCTGGCCCACCAGTAGGTCCTGCAGTTGGTCAATACAAGGTTAACCTAATGGCATTCTGCAAAGACTTTAACGCACGGACACAAAAGTACAAGCCGGATGCTCCTATTTCTGCAACTGTTACGGTGTTTAAGGACAACACGTTTGAGCTTAATCTTCGTTCGCCTTCAGTCACTTGGTATTTGAAAAAGGCGGCTGGAATTGAGTTAGGGAGTGGGCGGGCAGGGCATGTTGTGGCATCAACGCTGACTCCAAAACATATTTATGATATAGCAAAGGTGAAGCAATCGGATCCGTATTGTCAGTATATGTCATTGGAGGCGATATCGAAGTCGATTATAGGTACGGCTAACTCTATGGGGATTAAAGTTGAGAAGGAGTTGAAATGA
- the LOC139859512 gene encoding uncharacterized protein: MDTYLKLVDDDSSDDEMLLSVMRSCAEELDREAGEGSSQGPRRPPRARIYIRRDREGAAERIHRDYFAEQPTFSDYKFKRRYRMQPQLFERIVADNFCLCVSDLYQDEYLRKRTARDIQRIYETHKTRHGLGGCLGASIACIGNGRIVLLHGSNNDIIVLNRPPLFDSIKNGSAPPSPFTATLIKAYSSPTDEPSAKFTRFQESARKDVERTFGVLQGRFNILRVPGRAWRAKKMHRILYCCVLLHNMIQEDNGFAITSLDEEYLREPENRPVFVRNRNTTRAAREKEIRDKDVHNALRADLTEHIWNLPLNYRRAI; the protein is encoded by the exons ATGGATACATATTTAAAGCTCGTCGACGATGATTCTTCGGACGATGAAATGTTATTAAGTGTTATGCGTTCGTGCGCCGAAGAGCTAGACCGAGAAGCTGGTGAGGGCTCAAGTCAGGGGCCTCGACGACCTCCACGAGCCCGAATCTATATTCGTAGGGATCGCGAAGGTGCGGCTGAACGTATACATAGAGACTATTTTGCTGAACAACCTACATTTTCCGATTACAAATTTAAAAGACGTTATCGGATGCAACCGCAATTATTCGAGCGTATCGTAGCAG ACAACTTTTGTTTGTGTGTTAGTGATTTGTACCAAGACGAATATCTACGTAAACGAACTGCACGTGATATTCAACGAATATACGAAACGCACAAAACAAGGCATGGTTTAGGGGGATGCTTGGGAGCATCGATTGCATGCATTGGGAATGGAAGAATTGTCCTGTTGCATG GTTCCAACAATGACATCATTGTGTTAAACCGTCCCCCATTGTTTGATTCTATTAAGAACGGTTCCGCTCCACCTTCACCATTTACA GCTACACTTATCAAAGCATATTCATCCCCAACCGACGAGCCATCTGCAAAGTTTACACGTTTTCAAGAAAGTGCACGAAAAGATGTCGAGCGAACATTTGGTGTCCTTCAAGGTAGATTCAATATATTACGTGTGCCTGGACGAGCTTGGAGAGCTAAAAAAATGCACCGCATATTATATTGTTGTGTTCTATTGCACAATATGATCCAAGAGGATAATGGTTTTGCTATAACGTCACTTGACGAAGAGTATCTAAGAGAGCCAGAAAACCGACCAGTTTTTGTTAGGAATCGAAATACTACTCGAGCTGCAAGAGAAAAGGAAATACGCGACAAAGATGTGCATAATGCACTTCGTGCGGACTTAACCGAGCATATTTGGAATCTTCCATTAAACTACCGTCGTGCCATTTAA
- the LOC139858641 gene encoding serine/threonine-protein kinase/endoribonuclease IRE1a produces MNHHTLFANFSLILLLLFFGSSQSVHNLDIAKVNQPPARRSLLSFPDNHDTVLVAALDGTIHLVYRDSGKIIWSFASGAPIYSSYQAPINHDDNKDGAFVSGGSFYIDCDDDWKLFAHAGPNIEPKHISMEQFIRDMPHVSEDGGVLLGSKKTTAFVVDANTGKLIRVHHSSPDIRHKSSTNETSNPIVKKIKNEKSVKQLSFTRTDYLLTSIAGNSDKVLWNLTVSDIDVALFCQENPKSVNSPSLSLHNDLRSKSGDSFNLPLKCESKEAVYRLRTPLILESLKMLNRQVEHRIPLQLLPSNEPLPPNIKTRTVFSLPNNEQNPDIPGPQDVTKPKVSVLTERRIAFIIISVLVIAIGVLMYRHHTLKVAMLNKQTDVLSVKSSSSRRRRNRKSVKNYGNEEGNTEVEIEKRLPLSFNHLIECDMEGRSIGKLFVSTKEIAKGSNGTIVLEGIYEGRKVAVKRLVRAHHDVAFKEIQNLIASDHHPNIVRWYGVEYDHDFVYLSLERCACSLYDLIQIYSESFQKVGCTDAQVVRAMADYKVSLDLINGVMHGNHLWRPNGYPSPIMLKLLRDIVSGLVHLHELGIIHRDLKPHNVLIVQEKSLCAKLSDMGISRRLVGDRSSLGHHATGSGSSGWQAPEQLLVGRQTRAVDMFSLGCVLFFCITCGRHPFGEPLERDVNVAKNQVNLFLVEHIPEAIDLFTQLLNPNSELRPKASEVLHHPLFWDAETRMSFLRDSSDRVELEDREVDSIILRALENTAPIALGGKWDEKLEPAFITNIGHYRRYKYNSVRDLLRVIRNKLNHYRELPVEIQALLGSVPEGFNDYFASRFPKLLMEVYNVMYYYCKEEEWFHKYLVLNI; encoded by the exons TGGATATCGCTAAGGTCAATCAACCGCCAGCTAGACGCTCTCTTTTATCCTTTCCGGA TAATCATGACACTGTTCTTGTGGCTGCCTTGGATGGTACAATCCATTTGGTGTATCGGGATTCTGGGAAGATTATTTGGTCATTTGCATCAGGAGCCCCAATTTACTCTTCATATCAGGCTCCAATAAACCATGATGACAATAAGGACGGGGCGTTTGTATCTGGAGGTAGCTTTTATATAGACTGTGATGATGATTGGAAGTTATTTGCACATGCAGGTCCCAATATAGAG CCTAAGCATATTAGTATGGAGCAATTCATTAGGGACATGCCACATGTATCAGAGGATGGAGGAGTTCTTCTCGGGTCCAAAAAGACAACTGCGTTTGTGGTTGATGCTAATACAGGCAAATTAATACGAGTTCATCATAGCTCGCCTGATATAAGACATAAATCATCAACTAATGAAACCTCAAATCCTatcgttaaaaaaataaaaaacgagAAGTCTGTTAAGCAGTTATCGTTCACTAGAACAGATTATTTGCTGACATCAATTGCTGGCAACTCAGACAAAGTTTTATGGAATTTGACAGTATCAGACATTGATGTTGCTTTGTTTTGTCAAGAAAATCCAAAATCAGTTAACAGTCCATCTTTGTCTCTGCATAACGATCTTCGTTCCAAATCTGGCGATAGTTTTAATTTGCCCTTGAAGTGTGAATCGAAAGAAGCTGTTTATCGGCTGCGTACCCCTCTTATATTGGAATCTCTTAAAATGCTTAATAGGCAAGTTGAACACAGAATTCCATTGCAGTTACTCCCTTCAAACGAGCCTTTACCACCCAATATTAAGACCCGAACCGTGTTTTCTTTGCCTAACAATGAACAGAACCCTGATATCCCGGGCCCACAAGATGTAACAAAGCCTAAAGTGAGTGTACTTACTGAAAGACGAATAGCATTCATCATAATATCAGTTCTTGTTATTGCCATTGGTGTTCTTATGTATCGCCATCATACGCTTAAGGTTGCAATGTTAAATAAGCAAACTGATGTGTTAAGTGTAAAATCTTCATCTTCTAGAAGAAGAAGAAACCGTAAATCAGTTAAGAATTATGGAAACGAGGAGGGAAATACAGAAGTTGAAATTGAAAAACGTTTGCCCTTAAGTTTTAATCACTTAATTGAATGTGATATGGAAGGGCGTTCAATAGGTAAACTATTTGTTTCTACCAAAGAAATTGCAAAAGGAAGTAACGGGACAATTGTTCTAGAAGGAATTTATGAAGGTCGTAAGGTGGCGGTTAAACGTCTTGTTAGGGCACATCACGATGTTGCGTTTAAAGAAATTCAAAATCTTATTGCTTCTGATCATCATCCAAATATCGTTCGGTGGTACGGGGTGGAATATGATCATGACTTTGTTTATCTTTCACTTGAACGTTGTGCTTGTAGCCTATACGATCTAATTCAGATATATTCAGAGTCTTTTCAAAAAGTGGGATGTACAGATGCTCAAGTTGTACGGGCTATGGCAGATTATAAAGTAAGCTTAGATTTGATAAATGGTGTCATGCATGGTAATCATTTGTGGAGGCCAAATGGCTACCCTTCACCTATCATGTTAAAATTGCTGAG GGATATTGTATCGGGGCTTGTTCATTTGCATGAGTTGGGGATTATTCATCGGGACTTGAAGCCTCACAATGTGTTGATAGTTCAAGAAAAATCATTATGTGCGAAGCTTTCGGATATGGGCATAAGCAGGCGCCTTGTTGGGGACAGGTCATCATTGGGACATCATGCTACTG GTTCTGGAAGTTCAGGATGGCAAGCACCTGAGCAACTTCTTGTTGGACGGCAAACACGAGCCGTGGATATGTTTAGTCTTGGTTGTGTCCTGTTTTTCTGTATCACTTGTGGCCGACATCCATTTGGTGAACCTCTTGAACGTGATGTCAACGTcgccaaaaaccaagtcaaccttTTCTTGGTCGAACACATTCCCGAAGCCATTGATCTCTTCACCCAATTGTTAAACCCTAATTCTGAACTCAG GCCAAAAGCGTCAGAAGTGTTACACCATCCTTTGTTTTGGGACGCTGAAACACGAATGTCGTTTTTGAGAGACTCGAGTGATAGGGTTGAATTGGAAGACAGAGAAGTTGATTCCATTATTCTCAGAGCATTAGAAAACACAGCTCCAATAGCTTTAGGTGGAAAATGGGATGAAAAATTGGAACCTGCATTTATCACCAATATCGGACATTACAGACGTTACAAATACAACAGCGTTCGAGACCTGCTACGTGTTATTCGAAATAAATTGAATCACTATAGAGAACTACCCGTAGAAATTCAG GCGTTGTTGGGATCTGTACCTGAGGGCTTTAATGACTACTTTGCCAGTAGGTTTCCGAAACTTTTGATGGAGGTATACAATGTTATGTATTATTACTGCAAGGAAGAAGAATGGTTCCATAAGTACTTggttttaaatatataa